The window GATGCCTCTTTCATTTTCTGGGCTGTAATAATTATCACACTTATAAAAGAATTCAGCTTCCTCACTTAATACGGCAATACCGTGTGCAAAGCCTCTTGGAATAAATAATTGCTTCTTATTATCAGCGGAAAGGGTAATAGAAAATGACTTTCCATAAGTTGGTTTATCTTTTCGTAAATCCACTACAACGTCTAAAACCTTACCATTTAAAACTCTTACAAGCTTAGCTTGAGCCATGGGTGGAACCTGCATATGTAAACCACGAATTACACCATAAACAGAACAAGATTGGTTATCTTGAACAAATTCGCAATCTATACCCGTAGCCTCTCTAAATTTTTTCTGATGAAAACTTTCAAAGAAATAGCCTCTTTCATCTTCAAAAACTTTTGGGCTAATAACATATAAATCATCGAATTCTGTTGGTGTAATTTCCATGCTAAAATTTTTATACAAATAAAGTATATCATTTTCTTTTTACCATGTCATATTAGGCTTTATATATTAAATTTGCACCGTGATTAGCCAAGCAATATCAATATTTAAAAAGGAAGTTAAGCTAGAATGGAGAAATAAAACTGCATTTAATGGCATATTACTTTATTTGGTTAGCACTATATTTATTTGTTATCTAAGCTTTAATGTAAGAACTGGTCAACTTCAAGTATTAACATGGAATGCACTTTTCTGGATCATTATTGTTTTTGCAAATATAAATGGAGTAGCAAAAAGTTTTCTTCAAGAAGGTGAAGGTAGGATGTTGTATTACTATACATTATGTAAACCACATGTTATTTTAAGTGGTAAACTTCTTTTTAATATACTATTATCTGTGATCATATCCTTAGTTGGTTTTACGGTTTATGCTTTCATATTAGGAAACCCAGTTAATAATTACACATTCTTTTTGTTAACAATACTTTTTGCTTCTATTGGCTTTTCAGCAGTGTTGACCTTGGTTTCAGGAATAGTTTCCAAAGCAAATAATAGTACTGCTTTAATGTCAATATTAAGCTTCCCAATATTGCTTCCTATATTACTGATGTCTGTTAGGTTAACCAAGAATGCGATTGATGGAATTAATATTGGTATCATGAGTGACAAACTGTTTACATTAATTTCCGTAGATGCTATTGTCTTAGCTACGGCTTATATTTTGTTTCCTTTTATCTGGAGAAATTAAGAAATGAAAAAACGTTGGTGGAAAATAATTGGAGTTTTATTAGTACTGTATACGATAATTGCAGGCTTATTA is drawn from Marivirga arenosa and contains these coding sequences:
- the rfbC gene encoding dTDP-4-dehydrorhamnose 3,5-epimerase → MEITPTEFDDLYVISPKVFEDERGYFFESFHQKKFREATGIDCEFVQDNQSCSVYGVIRGLHMQVPPMAQAKLVRVLNGKVLDVVVDLRKDKPTYGKSFSITLSADNKKQLFIPRGFAHGIAVLSEEAEFFYKCDNYYSPENERGIMFNDTSLNIDWKVEADKMIISDKDLKNQLYESFDSPF
- a CDS encoding heme exporter protein CcmB; the encoded protein is MISQAISIFKKEVKLEWRNKTAFNGILLYLVSTIFICYLSFNVRTGQLQVLTWNALFWIIIVFANINGVAKSFLQEGEGRMLYYYTLCKPHVILSGKLLFNILLSVIISLVGFTVYAFILGNPVNNYTFFLLTILFASIGFSAVLTLVSGIVSKANNSTALMSILSFPILLPILLMSVRLTKNAIDGINIGIMSDKLFTLISVDAIVLATAYILFPFIWRN